A section of the Ruania halotolerans genome encodes:
- the secD gene encoding protein translocase subunit SecD, with the protein MATRNRVHPARSVILLAVITALLFGGLGAATKWSDGQLTPSLALDLEGGTQLILQPTAEGSEVTEDQIAEAIRIMRQRVDASGVAEAEITSQGGQNIVVALPGNPTQETLDLVRRSAQMRFRVLLTEAGPGPIDPSALEALEDPEAADEEPAQEPADPADFTEAELEEAARTAADQDGDGELSDEPATEPTSASDTAWITEQVLFDFYRLNCTDPANLVGAGGDDPDAPLVACAEDGTAKYILGPSELAGTDIENANSGLYVDQQGNVTNEYIVQITFNDAGGEVFSDITERLAGLAGTGQNRFAMVLDRLVISSPSVDTPIPGGEASIQGSAANPFTQEETQALANQLNFGALPITFEVQSQDQISATLGAQQLERGIIAGLIGLVLVVFYSLLQYRGLGLVTMASLLMAGALTYGAITGLSSLIGYRLSLAGVAGLIVAIGITADSFIVYFERIRDEVREGRRLEDAVDLGWARAQRTILASDAVNLLAAVVLYSLAVGGVRGFAFTLGLTTLIDVLVVFLFTHPMMQLLVRTRFFGGGHRLSGLDPEHLGSTVPLYRGRGRVRTSAEAPTGGQTIAERRRAAELAARAEREQQSDPDASVQGEHYPPDPDAATDVRADAAAGPSTKDGER; encoded by the coding sequence GTGGCTACACGTAATCGGGTGCATCCTGCGCGCTCCGTGATCCTCCTCGCTGTGATCACCGCCTTACTCTTCGGGGGCCTGGGCGCGGCGACCAAGTGGTCGGACGGTCAGCTCACCCCAAGCCTCGCCCTGGATCTCGAAGGAGGCACCCAGCTCATCCTGCAGCCGACGGCCGAGGGCAGCGAGGTGACTGAGGATCAGATCGCCGAGGCGATTCGCATCATGCGCCAGCGGGTGGACGCCAGCGGTGTGGCTGAGGCCGAGATCACCAGCCAGGGCGGGCAGAACATCGTCGTTGCGCTACCGGGGAACCCGACTCAGGAGACCCTCGATCTGGTTCGCCGCAGCGCGCAGATGCGATTCCGTGTGTTGCTGACCGAGGCCGGCCCTGGCCCGATCGACCCATCCGCTCTGGAGGCGCTTGAGGATCCGGAGGCTGCAGATGAGGAGCCTGCGCAGGAGCCTGCTGATCCCGCTGACTTCACGGAGGCAGAACTCGAGGAAGCGGCCCGGACCGCAGCCGATCAGGACGGCGATGGCGAGCTCTCCGACGAGCCGGCCACGGAGCCGACGAGCGCCTCGGACACGGCGTGGATCACCGAACAGGTGCTCTTCGACTTCTACCGCCTGAACTGCACCGATCCCGCCAACCTGGTTGGCGCCGGCGGCGACGATCCCGACGCTCCCTTGGTGGCCTGTGCCGAGGACGGCACGGCCAAGTACATCCTCGGTCCTTCCGAACTGGCCGGAACCGATATCGAGAACGCGAACTCCGGCTTGTACGTGGACCAGCAGGGCAATGTCACGAACGAGTACATCGTGCAGATCACATTCAACGACGCCGGCGGTGAGGTGTTCTCCGACATCACCGAGCGGCTCGCCGGGTTGGCGGGAACCGGTCAGAACCGGTTCGCGATGGTGCTGGACCGTTTGGTGATCTCCTCTCCCAGCGTGGACACGCCGATCCCGGGTGGCGAGGCGTCGATCCAGGGGAGCGCAGCAAATCCGTTCACCCAGGAGGAGACGCAGGCGCTGGCGAACCAGCTGAATTTCGGTGCCTTGCCGATCACTTTCGAAGTGCAGAGCCAGGACCAGATCTCTGCCACGCTCGGTGCCCAGCAGCTCGAACGGGGCATCATCGCCGGCCTGATCGGTCTGGTGCTGGTGGTCTTCTACTCGTTGCTGCAGTACCGCGGACTTGGTTTGGTGACGATGGCGAGCCTGCTGATGGCCGGTGCGCTCACCTATGGGGCGATCACCGGACTGTCGTCATTGATCGGCTATCGGCTCTCTCTGGCCGGTGTGGCGGGCCTGATCGTGGCGATCGGTATCACCGCCGACTCGTTCATCGTGTACTTCGAACGGATCCGGGACGAGGTCCGCGAGGGGCGACGCCTCGAGGACGCCGTGGATCTCGGCTGGGCTCGTGCCCAGCGCACGATCCTGGCCTCGGACGCCGTCAACCTGCTGGCGGCCGTGGTGCTGTACTCCCTCGCGGTCGGGGGAGTGCGAGGGTTCGCCTTCACTCTGGGCCTGACCACGCTGATCGATGTGCTCGTAGTGTTCCTGTTCACCCATCCGATGATGCAGCTCCTGGTGCGCACCCGATTCTTCGGCGGCGGGCATCGGCTCTCCGGGCTGGACCCGGAACACCTTGGATCCACTGTCCCGCTCTACCGTGGCCGTGGACGGGTACGCACCAGTGCCGAGGCCCCGACAGGTGGCCAGACGATCGCCGAACGCCGTCGCGCAGCTGAGCTCGCGGCACGGGCAGAGCGGGAGCAGCAGTCGGATCCGGACGCTTCCGTTCAGGGCGAGCACTATCCACCGGATCCAGATGCAGCAACGGATGTCCGCGCCGATGCGGCTGCCGGGCCGAGCACGAAGGACGGTGAGCGGTGA
- the yajC gene encoding preprotein translocase subunit YajC: MDPTFLIILVVGLGALLFLNWRTRKQQQAKLSFRDDLTEGQQVQTIGGLIGTVVAVEGETVTLESGPGTQLKFVKAALARLIEDEDAVDDDGEDEDALAESDDEHVSETSSTTDEPRNAAFETRDELKDMRRDDRI, from the coding sequence ATGGATCCCACATTTCTGATCATCCTGGTCGTCGGACTAGGTGCTCTCCTCTTCCTGAACTGGCGCACTCGCAAGCAGCAGCAGGCGAAGCTCTCCTTTCGAGACGACCTCACCGAGGGGCAGCAGGTCCAGACCATCGGCGGCCTGATCGGGACGGTCGTGGCAGTCGAGGGCGAGACGGTCACCTTGGAGTCCGGCCCGGGGACCCAGCTGAAGTTCGTCAAAGCAGCGCTCGCACGCCTGATTGAGGATGAGGACGCCGTCGACGACGACGGTGAGGACGAGGACGCCCTGGCCGAATCGGATGACGAGCACGTGAGCGAGACCTCCTCGACTACCGACGAGCCGCGGAACGCGGCCTTCGAGACCCGGGACGAGCTCAAGGACATGCGCCGGGACGACCGGATCTGA
- the ruvB gene encoding Holliday junction branch migration DNA helicase RuvB, with the protein MAEHEDHLLAAEADELDRAAEAALRPRRLDEFIGQPVVRDQLSLVLDAANARAKPPDHVLLAGPPGLGKTTLAMIIAAEVGGSLRITSGPAVQHAGDLAAILSAVQEQDVLFIDEIHRLARPAEEMLYLAMEDFRVDVVVGKGPGATAIPLSLPHFTVVGATTRSGLLPAPLRDRFGFTAHMDFYSHDELELVLTRSARLLGAELHPDAAAQIASRARGTPRIANRLLRRVQDWAQVRGTGALDLAAAMAALDVFEVDRRGLDRLDRAVLRALCERFGGGPTGLTTVAVAVGEEPETVETVVEPFLVREGLMVRTPRGRVASAAAFAHLGLTPPNPAATLWE; encoded by the coding sequence GTGGCTGAGCATGAGGACCACCTGCTCGCCGCCGAGGCCGATGAGCTGGACCGGGCCGCTGAGGCGGCACTGCGGCCGCGCCGGCTGGATGAGTTCATTGGGCAACCCGTGGTGCGCGACCAGCTCTCGCTGGTGCTCGATGCCGCGAATGCACGCGCTAAACCGCCCGATCATGTCCTCCTCGCCGGGCCGCCAGGGCTCGGAAAGACCACACTGGCGATGATCATTGCCGCCGAGGTGGGCGGATCGCTGCGCATCACGTCCGGTCCGGCTGTGCAACACGCGGGGGATTTGGCGGCGATCCTCTCGGCGGTGCAGGAGCAGGACGTGCTGTTCATCGACGAGATCCATCGGCTCGCCCGGCCTGCCGAGGAGATGCTCTACCTCGCGATGGAGGATTTCCGGGTGGACGTCGTGGTCGGCAAGGGACCGGGCGCCACTGCCATCCCGCTCTCCCTGCCCCATTTCACTGTGGTGGGCGCCACCACCCGGTCGGGACTGCTTCCGGCACCGTTGCGGGATCGATTCGGGTTCACCGCGCATATGGACTTCTACTCTCACGACGAGCTGGAGTTGGTGCTCACCCGATCGGCTCGTTTACTCGGGGCTGAACTACACCCCGATGCCGCTGCACAGATCGCCTCGCGCGCCCGGGGTACACCGCGGATCGCGAACCGTCTGCTGCGGCGCGTCCAGGACTGGGCGCAGGTGCGCGGTACGGGCGCGCTGGACCTGGCCGCCGCGATGGCAGCCCTGGACGTTTTCGAGGTGGATCGGCGTGGGCTGGACCGCCTGGACCGGGCTGTTCTGCGCGCCCTGTGCGAGCGGTTCGGCGGAGGCCCGACGGGCCTGACGACGGTCGCGGTGGCCGTGGGAGAGGAACCAGAGACAGTGGAGACGGTGGTCGAGCCGTTCCTCGTCCGGGAGGGGCTCATGGTGCGCACACCACGCGGTCGCGTCGCCTCCGCGGCGGCCTTCGCCCACCTGGGGTTGACACCGCCGAACCCGGCAGCGACTCTCTGGGAGTGA
- the ruvA gene encoding Holliday junction branch migration protein RuvA has protein sequence MIASVSGRVAHIGLDACVLETGGLGYRVHATPGTLARLRSGAEATLATTLVVREDSMTLFGFVDSEERDVFEMVQTVSGVGPRLALAMLAVHNPEDLRRAVATEDTKALTLVPGIGQKGARRIILELGDRLGPATEGAPPTPATASAASTRADVVAALTGLGWAVKQAESAVDAVLTNSSQDEADTGAVLRAALLHLGGGRG, from the coding sequence ATGATCGCTTCGGTGAGCGGTCGCGTTGCGCATATCGGACTCGACGCCTGCGTGCTCGAAACCGGCGGGCTTGGGTATCGCGTGCACGCCACGCCGGGCACGTTGGCGCGTCTACGCAGCGGGGCCGAGGCCACGTTGGCCACCACGCTGGTGGTGCGCGAGGACTCCATGACGCTGTTCGGATTCGTCGACTCCGAAGAGCGTGACGTGTTCGAGATGGTGCAGACCGTCAGCGGTGTCGGCCCGCGACTGGCGCTGGCGATGCTGGCCGTGCACAATCCCGAGGATTTGCGCCGCGCCGTGGCCACTGAAGACACCAAGGCACTCACGCTCGTTCCGGGGATCGGCCAGAAGGGAGCTCGCCGGATCATCCTGGAGTTGGGTGATCGGCTCGGCCCTGCGACCGAGGGCGCCCCGCCGACACCGGCAACGGCGTCGGCGGCGAGTACGCGCGCCGATGTGGTGGCGGCTCTGACGGGGCTCGGCTGGGCGGTCAAACAGGCCGAATCGGCCGTCGATGCCGTGCTGACTAATAGCTCCCAGGACGAAGCGGACACCGGCGCCGTGCTCCGTGCCGCCCTGCTGCATCTCGGTGGTGGACGTGGCTGA
- the ruvC gene encoding crossover junction endodeoxyribonuclease RuvC, whose translation MSFRILGIDPGLTRCGLGVVESRGRELRLIDVQVARTEPGDDPSTRLRMIADEIDAWITRLEPDAVAVERVFAQHNVRTVTGTAQVAGLAMVAASRAGIPVALHTPSEVKAAVTGHGRAEKAQVQEMVRRLLGLDQAPRPADAADALALAITHAWRAHAVGAIHQSGAAEQTGAQRAWAQAEARARSAGRARQVARGR comes from the coding sequence GTGAGTTTTCGCATTCTCGGCATCGACCCTGGCCTGACCCGGTGCGGTCTCGGCGTGGTCGAGTCCCGTGGCCGGGAGCTGCGGCTCATCGATGTGCAGGTGGCGCGCACGGAGCCCGGCGATGACCCCAGCACTCGGTTGCGAATGATCGCAGATGAGATCGATGCCTGGATCACCCGGCTGGAGCCTGATGCAGTGGCGGTCGAACGGGTCTTCGCCCAGCACAACGTGCGCACGGTGACCGGAACCGCACAGGTCGCGGGCCTGGCGATGGTGGCAGCCAGCAGGGCCGGCATCCCGGTGGCCCTGCACACGCCGAGCGAGGTCAAGGCGGCGGTGACGGGTCACGGCCGGGCCGAGAAGGCTCAGGTGCAGGAGATGGTCCGGCGGCTCCTTGGGCTTGATCAGGCGCCGCGGCCCGCCGATGCAGCCGATGCACTGGCGCTGGCTATCACACATGCGTGGCGTGCCCACGCCGTCGGTGCGATCCATCAGTCCGGCGCAGCGGAGCAGACCGGGGCGCAGCGCGCGTGGGCGCAGGCCGAGGCTCGTGCGCGCTCGGCGGGTCGTGCGCGGCAGGTGGCTCGCGGCAGGTAG
- a CDS encoding YebC/PmpR family DNA-binding transcriptional regulator, with protein MSGHSKWATTKHKKAAIDAKRGKLFAKLIKNIEVAARTGGADPAGNPTLYDAIQKAKKSSVPNDNIERALKRGSGDEAGGANYETIMYEGYAPGGVAVLVECLTDNKNRAASDVRVAFTRNGGSLADPGSVSYLFTRKGVVLVSKTDGLTEDDVLAAVLDAGAEEVNDLGESFEVLSEATDLVDVRTALQGEGIDYDSAEAQFVPATQIEVDADGARKIFRLIEALEDSDDVQNVFANFDASDEVLAELDADD; from the coding sequence ATGTCGGGTCACTCCAAGTGGGCGACGACCAAGCACAAGAAGGCGGCGATCGACGCCAAGCGGGGCAAGCTCTTCGCGAAGCTGATCAAGAACATTGAGGTGGCCGCTCGCACTGGCGGTGCGGACCCGGCCGGGAACCCGACGCTGTACGACGCGATCCAGAAGGCGAAGAAGTCATCCGTTCCGAACGACAATATCGAGCGCGCGCTGAAGCGTGGCTCGGGCGATGAGGCCGGTGGCGCCAACTACGAGACGATCATGTACGAGGGGTATGCGCCCGGTGGCGTGGCGGTGCTGGTCGAATGCCTGACGGACAATAAGAACCGCGCAGCCTCGGACGTGCGCGTGGCGTTCACCCGCAACGGCGGTTCACTTGCCGATCCGGGCAGCGTCTCCTATCTGTTCACCCGCAAGGGCGTGGTGCTGGTCTCCAAGACGGACGGGCTCACCGAGGACGATGTACTCGCGGCGGTGCTCGATGCCGGCGCCGAAGAGGTGAACGACCTTGGCGAGTCCTTCGAGGTGCTGAGCGAGGCGACCGACCTGGTGGACGTCCGCACGGCGCTGCAGGGTGAAGGCATCGACTACGACTCTGCTGAGGCTCAGTTCGTGCCCGCCACGCAGATCGAGGTGGACGCCGATGGCGCACGAAAGATCTTCCGCCTGATCGAGGCGCTCGAGGACAGCGACGACGTGCAGAACGTCTTTGCGAACTTCGATGCCTCTGACGAGGTGCTCGCCGAGCTCGACGCCGACGACTGA
- the pdxT gene encoding pyridoxal 5'-phosphate synthase glutaminase subunit PdxT, giving the protein MSPPVIGVLALQGDVLEHTRALQQCGARTAPVRRASELAEVDALVLPGGESSTIDKLLRRFDVMHPLRERIAAGLPVYGSCAGMILLADRILDGIEGQQTVGGLDVTVRRNAFGRQVDSFEEALHAPALGAGSSDAPMRAVFIRAPWVETAGPSVQVLATVSTGPATGRIVAVRQGALMATAFHPEISGDVRVHRAFLDLVHAHR; this is encoded by the coding sequence ATGAGCCCCCCGGTGATCGGAGTGCTCGCGCTGCAAGGCGACGTACTCGAGCACACACGTGCACTCCAGCAGTGCGGTGCGCGGACCGCACCGGTTCGCCGCGCCAGCGAGCTCGCGGAGGTGGACGCCCTCGTCTTGCCGGGTGGCGAATCCAGCACGATCGACAAACTGCTCCGGCGATTCGACGTGATGCACCCGCTCCGCGAACGCATCGCGGCGGGTCTGCCGGTGTACGGCTCATGTGCGGGCATGATCCTGCTGGCCGACCGGATTCTCGACGGTATCGAGGGCCAGCAGACCGTTGGTGGTTTGGACGTGACAGTCCGCCGGAACGCGTTCGGGCGGCAGGTGGACTCCTTCGAGGAGGCCCTTCACGCGCCTGCTCTGGGCGCGGGATCGAGTGACGCGCCGATGCGAGCGGTGTTCATCCGGGCGCCATGGGTCGAGACGGCAGGTCCGAGCGTGCAGGTGCTGGCCACGGTGAGCACGGGACCCGCGACCGGTAGGATCGTTGCAGTACGTCAGGGTGCGCTGATGGCGACGGCCTTTCATCCCGAGATCAGCGGGGACGTGCGCGTCCACCGCGCTTTCCTCGATCTGGTCCATGCGCACCGCTGA
- a CDS encoding NUDIX hydrolase, with amino-acid sequence MTGSNLGPDWQRLPDGTAFRRAARVVVFDDDGRVLLARGHDADQPERSWYFTIGGGIEPGETPREAAVRELTEETSLVVDPDRLVGPVLTRAAEFDFLAETVRQDEVFYLAHVRTGVSVSTHGWTAVERGFMDEVAWWHPEDLAQVSVEIFPAELPELLRAWRQGWDGTVLALGLQREDVAITGSLPDTDDGDGQMR; translated from the coding sequence GTGACCGGCTCGAACCTCGGGCCCGACTGGCAACGACTGCCCGACGGGACCGCGTTCCGCCGGGCGGCACGCGTGGTCGTCTTCGACGACGATGGACGCGTGCTGCTCGCCCGCGGACACGATGCGGATCAGCCCGAACGCTCGTGGTACTTCACCATCGGCGGCGGTATCGAACCCGGGGAGACTCCGCGCGAGGCCGCCGTTCGCGAACTGACCGAGGAGACGAGCCTGGTCGTCGATCCGGACAGGCTCGTCGGTCCGGTGCTGACGCGGGCGGCGGAGTTCGACTTCCTCGCTGAGACCGTGCGCCAGGATGAGGTCTTCTACCTCGCGCATGTGCGCACGGGGGTGAGTGTGAGCACCCACGGCTGGACCGCCGTCGAACGAGGGTTCATGGACGAGGTGGCCTGGTGGCATCCCGAGGATCTCGCTCAGGTGAGCGTGGAGATTTTCCCTGCCGAGCTTCCCGAATTGCTTCGAGCCTGGCGTCAGGGATGGGACGGAACGGTTCTCGCGTTAGGTCTGCAACGCGAGGATGTCGCCATCACCGGCTCGCTGCCGGACACTGACGACGGCGATGGGCAGATGCGTTGA
- the pdxS gene encoding pyridoxal 5'-phosphate synthase lyase subunit PdxS has product MTPPPTHGTERGTARVKRGMAEMLKGGVIMDVVTPDQAKIAEDAGAVAVMALERVPADIRAQGGVSRMSDPDMIDGIVSAVSIPVMAKARIGHFVEAQVLQSLGVDYIDESEVLTPADYANHIDKWAFTVPFVCGATNLGEALRRITEGAAMIRSKGEAGTGDVSNATTHMRQIRQQIRRLQNLPDDELFVAAKELAAPYELVREVATAGKLPVVLFTAGGIATPADAAMMMQLGAEGVFVGSGIFKSGNPAERAAAIVRATTFYDDPAQVADASRGLGEAMVGINVDDLPVAHRLAERGW; this is encoded by the coding sequence ATGACGCCCCCGCCCACCCACGGCACTGAGCGTGGTACCGCTCGAGTGAAACGAGGGATGGCGGAGATGCTCAAGGGCGGCGTCATCATGGACGTCGTCACACCCGATCAGGCGAAGATTGCTGAAGATGCGGGCGCCGTGGCTGTGATGGCGCTGGAACGGGTTCCTGCCGATATCCGTGCCCAGGGCGGCGTCTCCCGGATGAGTGACCCGGACATGATCGACGGGATCGTCTCGGCCGTCTCCATCCCCGTGATGGCGAAGGCCCGGATCGGGCACTTCGTGGAGGCGCAGGTGCTGCAGAGCCTCGGCGTGGACTACATCGACGAATCCGAGGTGCTCACCCCGGCCGACTACGCCAACCACATCGACAAATGGGCCTTCACCGTGCCCTTCGTCTGTGGTGCGACGAACCTCGGCGAGGCGCTGCGCCGGATCACCGAGGGCGCCGCGATGATCCGGTCCAAGGGTGAGGCCGGCACCGGTGACGTCTCCAATGCGACCACTCACATGCGCCAGATCCGCCAGCAGATCCGTCGCCTGCAGAACCTGCCGGACGATGAGTTGTTCGTCGCCGCGAAGGAGCTGGCTGCCCCGTACGAGCTGGTACGCGAGGTCGCGACCGCCGGCAAACTGCCGGTGGTGCTGTTCACCGCCGGTGGCATCGCGACTCCTGCCGACGCCGCCATGATGATGCAGCTCGGCGCCGAGGGAGTGTTCGTGGGATCGGGCATCTTCAAGTCCGGCAACCCCGCCGAGCGCGCTGCCGCGATCGTGCGAGCGACCACCTTCTACGATGATCCGGCCCAGGTGGCCGATGCGTCCCGCGGCCTGGGCGAGGCCATGGTGGGTATCAACGTCGACGACCTGCCGGTCGCACACCGGCTCGCCGAGCGTGGCTGGTGA
- a CDS encoding PrsW family intramembrane metalloprotease, with product MFQLIVSIVGGLAMLVAIGYIAIATGLGNTSIGFVLALVPLTIVLLGVRWLDRWDPEPATMLVMALLWGAGVAVLSALVINTTAIMRIYESTQDPTLAETYGAVIVAPISEELVKGLGVLLIFLLRRNHLDGPVDGVVYAATIAAGFAFTENILYFSQNAELVAEVFVLRGLVSPFAHALFTSCIGLAIGLAARSPRKVMIVLAFPIGLLGAIVLHALWNGSASLSGNFFAVYLLVQMPLFLGTVGLLFWLRHLEARVIRSRLGEYAAAGWFAPHEVDMLASLRLRSQAKTWAAAYGERAKAATVSFQRDATTLAYRRQKVRSGRSTRAERTETELLQGIAAARRAVADAAAARR from the coding sequence GTGTTCCAGCTGATCGTCTCGATCGTGGGTGGACTCGCCATGTTGGTGGCCATCGGTTACATCGCCATCGCGACCGGTCTGGGGAACACCTCGATTGGATTCGTCCTCGCACTCGTGCCGTTGACGATCGTCCTGCTCGGGGTGCGGTGGCTGGACAGATGGGACCCGGAACCCGCCACCATGCTGGTGATGGCACTGCTCTGGGGCGCCGGTGTCGCCGTGCTGAGTGCGTTGGTGATCAATACGACGGCGATCATGCGGATCTATGAGTCCACCCAGGACCCCACCCTGGCCGAGACCTATGGTGCGGTGATCGTCGCGCCGATCTCGGAAGAGCTGGTCAAGGGGCTTGGCGTGTTGTTGATCTTCCTCCTGCGGCGCAACCACCTGGACGGCCCCGTCGACGGCGTCGTCTATGCGGCCACGATTGCGGCGGGTTTCGCGTTCACGGAGAACATCCTCTACTTCTCCCAGAACGCTGAACTGGTGGCAGAGGTGTTCGTGCTGCGTGGGCTCGTGTCCCCGTTCGCGCACGCGCTGTTCACGTCCTGCATCGGTCTGGCGATCGGGCTTGCGGCGCGTTCACCGCGGAAGGTGATGATCGTGCTCGCCTTCCCGATCGGACTGCTCGGAGCAATTGTCCTGCACGCACTCTGGAACGGGAGCGCCTCGCTCAGCGGCAACTTCTTCGCGGTGTACCTCCTGGTGCAGATGCCGTTGTTCCTGGGCACCGTCGGTCTGCTGTTCTGGCTCCGACACCTCGAGGCCCGGGTGATCCGGTCCCGGCTGGGGGAGTATGCCGCGGCGGGCTGGTTCGCCCCGCATGAGGTCGACATGCTCGCGTCGCTACGGCTGCGTAGCCAGGCAAAGACGTGGGCGGCGGCTTACGGCGAGCGTGCCAAGGCGGCCACCGTGTCATTCCAGCGGGATGCGACCACCCTGGCCTACCGGCGCCAGAAGGTTCGCTCCGGCCGCTCCACGCGGGCCGAACGAACCGAGACCGAGTTGCTGCAGGGGATCGCAGCTGCTCGTCGCGCAGTTGCCGATGCGGCCGCTGCGCGCAGGTGA
- a CDS encoding glycosyltransferase family 4 protein, producing the protein MKVGLVCPYSFDAPGGVQFHIRDLADRLIEQGHPTSVLAPAEEDTEVPEYLESVGGAVPVRYNGSVARLAFGPVVASRTGRWLAAGDFDVLHIHEPFAPSVGLIALRLAEVPVVATFHSAQERSRALQLAYPLVRPGLERISARIAVSEDARRTVVEHLGGDAVVIPNGVNTRTFAAATRNPEWVGAPDAPTIAFLGRLDEPRKGLPVLLGAVERIRARHPGARFLIAGRGDLDGALAGLGEHAQAVQGLGGISDEEKAALLASVDVYVAPQTGGESFGIVLVEAMSAGTTVVASDLSAFRRVLDNGGSGFLFSTGNSDSLAATVCRALEDVDERDARRRYARTAVARFDWDEVSTRILDVYAMVHESAGDAHAGDGRRRGMLGRLFGGGRT; encoded by the coding sequence GTGAAGGTCGGACTGGTCTGCCCGTACTCCTTCGATGCTCCAGGAGGCGTGCAGTTCCACATCCGAGACCTCGCCGATCGGCTCATCGAGCAAGGGCATCCCACCTCGGTCCTTGCGCCCGCTGAAGAGGACACGGAGGTCCCGGAGTACCTCGAGTCCGTCGGGGGCGCCGTGCCCGTGCGGTACAACGGATCCGTGGCCCGGTTGGCGTTCGGGCCCGTCGTGGCGTCTCGGACCGGACGGTGGCTCGCCGCGGGCGATTTCGACGTGCTGCACATCCACGAACCGTTCGCCCCCTCTGTCGGCCTGATCGCGCTCCGCCTCGCCGAAGTCCCAGTGGTGGCCACCTTTCACTCCGCACAAGAGCGCTCCCGCGCGCTGCAGCTCGCCTACCCTTTGGTGCGCCCGGGTCTGGAACGGATCAGTGCACGGATCGCCGTCTCCGAGGATGCCCGGCGCACGGTGGTGGAGCACCTGGGTGGGGACGCCGTGGTGATTCCGAACGGGGTGAACACGCGTACGTTCGCTGCGGCGACCCGGAATCCGGAATGGGTGGGCGCCCCGGATGCGCCGACGATTGCCTTCCTGGGGCGCCTGGACGAGCCCCGCAAGGGGCTACCGGTCCTGCTCGGTGCGGTCGAACGGATTCGCGCCCGGCACCCAGGCGCGCGCTTCCTGATCGCCGGTCGCGGGGATCTGGACGGGGCACTGGCCGGACTCGGCGAGCATGCGCAGGCCGTGCAGGGCCTGGGTGGCATCTCGGACGAGGAGAAGGCAGCCCTGCTGGCATCGGTGGATGTGTACGTCGCCCCGCAGACCGGTGGCGAGAGCTTCGGGATCGTCCTGGTGGAGGCGATGAGCGCTGGCACCACAGTCGTGGCGAGTGACCTGTCGGCCTTTCGTCGAGTGCTCGACAACGGCGGATCCGGCTTCCTGTTCAGCACGGGCAACTCCGATTCGCTCGCTGCCACGGTCTGCCGTGCTCTGGAGGACGTCGACGAGCGGGATGCCCGCCGTCGGTATGCGCGCACCGCGGTGGCCAGATTCGACTGGGACGAGGTCTCCACCCGTATCCTGGACGTGTACGCGATGGTGCACGAGTCAGCGGGAGATGCGCACGCAGGAGATGGCCGTCGCCGTGGAATGCTCGGCCGCCTGTTCGGCGGGGGGAGGACCTGA